A DNA window from Rhodococcus sp. Z13 contains the following coding sequences:
- the pdxS gene encoding pyridoxal 5'-phosphate synthase lyase subunit PdxS — protein MSTPDTAPATGTARVKRGMAEMLKGGVIMDVVTPEQAKIAEDAGAVAVMALERVPADIRAQGGVSRMSDPDMIEGIIEAVSIPVMAKARIGHFVEAQILQALGVDYIDESEVLTPADYENHIDKFAFTVPFVCGATNLGEALRRINEGAAMIRSKGEAGTGDVSNATTHMRRIRQEIRRLTSLPEDELYVAAKELQAPYDLVVEIARTGKLPVTLFTAGGIATPADAAMMMQLGAEGVFVGSGIFKSGNPAQRAAAIVKATTFYDDPDVLAKVSRGLGEAMVGINVDEIPQPHRLAERGW, from the coding sequence GTGAGCACCCCCGACACCGCCCCCGCCACCGGTACCGCCCGCGTCAAGCGCGGCATGGCCGAGATGCTCAAGGGCGGGGTGATCATGGACGTGGTGACCCCCGAGCAGGCGAAGATCGCCGAGGATGCCGGCGCGGTCGCCGTCATGGCCCTCGAACGCGTGCCCGCCGACATCCGCGCCCAGGGCGGCGTGTCGCGGATGAGCGACCCCGACATGATCGAGGGGATCATCGAGGCCGTCTCCATCCCCGTCATGGCCAAGGCCCGGATCGGCCACTTCGTCGAGGCGCAGATCCTGCAGGCGCTCGGCGTCGACTACATCGACGAGTCGGAGGTGCTCACCCCCGCCGACTACGAGAACCATATCGACAAGTTCGCCTTCACCGTGCCGTTCGTCTGCGGCGCCACCAACCTCGGCGAGGCGCTGCGCCGCATCAACGAGGGCGCGGCGATGATCCGCTCCAAGGGTGAGGCCGGCACCGGCGACGTCTCCAACGCCACCACCCACATGCGCCGGATCCGCCAGGAGATCCGCCGCCTGACGTCGCTGCCGGAGGACGAGCTCTACGTCGCGGCCAAGGAGTTGCAGGCCCCCTACGACCTCGTCGTCGAGATCGCCCGGACCGGGAAGCTGCCGGTCACGCTGTTCACCGCCGGTGGCATCGCCACCCCGGCCGACGCCGCGATGATGATGCAGCTCGGCGCCGAGGGCGTGTTCGTCGGCTCCGGCATCTTCAAGTCCGGCAATCCCGCCCAGCGGGCCGCGGCGATCGTCAAGGCCACCACCTTCTACGACGATCCGGACGTGCTGGCGAAGGTCTCGCGCGGTCTCGGCGAGGCCATGGTCGGGATCAACGTCGACGAGATCCCTCAGCCGCACCGGCTCGCCGAACGCGGCTGGTGA
- the secD gene encoding protein translocase subunit SecD produces the protein MAPSNGSVHPARSLALFGVILVALYALVFFTGDKSPTPKLGIDLQGGTRVTLTARTPDGSSPSQDSLRQAQQIIETRVNGLGVSGSEVIIDGDNLVITVPGDDSAQAKTLGQTARLYIRPVIGGPIDASLTAEDLEQSLQEEVPLEEGVPTEPAPAPEGEPAPAPEGEPAPAPEGEPAPAPQGRPFPAQDPTEPTGTPAEPTEAAPAEGESEPAEDGAEDGGSLTPQEQAAADIAAAKETRQSEDPAVQQAAALALDCSAPDPLAGNDDPSLPLVACSTDGTAIYLLGPSIIDGQQIDDATSGFNTQQSRYEVSLTFDSEGSTTWAQFTAANIGQQAAFVLDSKVVSAPVIQGATPAGSATSISGQFTNTQAAELANTLKYGSLPLSFVASEAETVSATLGLASLEAGLIAGAVGLVLVLIFCLAYYRMLGLLTALSLVMSGLAVYAVMVLLGRYIGFTLDLAGVAGLIIGIGMTADSFVVFFERIKDEIREGRSFRSAVPRGWARARRTILSGNAVSFIAAAVLYILAVGQVRGFAFTLGLTTILDVVVVFLVTAPLVHLASRSKFWSKPSVNGLGAIQQVADERRRAAVAAAKEA, from the coding sequence GTGGCACCTTCCAACGGATCGGTGCATCCCGCGCGCTCACTCGCCCTGTTCGGGGTGATTCTCGTCGCGTTGTATGCGCTGGTCTTCTTCACCGGGGACAAGTCGCCCACCCCGAAGCTCGGCATCGACCTGCAGGGTGGCACCCGCGTCACACTCACCGCGCGCACCCCCGACGGGAGCAGCCCGAGTCAGGACAGCCTCCGCCAGGCCCAGCAGATCATCGAGACCCGCGTCAACGGGCTCGGTGTCTCGGGTTCCGAGGTGATCATCGACGGCGACAACCTGGTCATCACGGTGCCCGGCGACGACAGCGCCCAGGCCAAGACCCTCGGACAGACCGCGCGCCTGTACATCCGCCCGGTGATCGGCGGCCCGATCGACGCGTCGCTCACCGCCGAGGACCTCGAGCAGTCGCTGCAGGAGGAGGTGCCCCTCGAGGAGGGAGTGCCCACCGAGCCCGCTCCCGCGCCTGAAGGGGAGCCCGCTCCCGCGCCTGAAGGGGAGCCCGCTCCCGCGCCTGAAGGGGAGCCCGCACCCGCACCGCAGGGACGACCCTTCCCGGCACAGGACCCGACGGAACCGACCGGCACCCCGGCCGAGCCCACCGAGGCCGCTCCCGCCGAGGGCGAGTCGGAACCTGCCGAGGACGGTGCCGAGGACGGGGGTTCGCTGACCCCGCAGGAACAGGCGGCCGCCGACATAGCCGCCGCCAAGGAGACCCGCCAGAGTGAGGATCCGGCCGTGCAGCAGGCCGCTGCGCTCGCCCTGGACTGCTCGGCTCCCGACCCGCTGGCCGGCAACGACGATCCGAGCCTGCCGCTCGTCGCCTGCTCGACCGACGGCACCGCCATCTACCTGCTCGGCCCGAGCATCATCGACGGCCAGCAGATCGACGACGCCACCTCCGGCTTCAACACCCAGCAGTCCCGCTACGAGGTCAGCCTGACCTTCGACAGCGAGGGCAGCACCACCTGGGCGCAGTTCACCGCCGCCAACATCGGCCAGCAGGCCGCCTTCGTGCTCGACTCGAAGGTCGTCAGCGCCCCGGTCATCCAGGGCGCGACCCCCGCCGGCAGCGCCACCTCGATCTCCGGCCAGTTCACGAACACCCAGGCCGCGGAGCTGGCGAACACTCTCAAGTACGGGTCGCTGCCGCTGTCCTTCGTCGCCTCCGAGGCCGAGACCGTCTCGGCGACCCTCGGCCTCGCCTCGCTCGAGGCCGGCCTGATCGCCGGCGCGGTGGGCCTGGTACTCGTGCTGATCTTCTGCCTCGCCTACTACCGCATGCTCGGCCTGCTCACCGCGTTGTCGCTCGTGATGTCGGGTCTGGCGGTGTACGCGGTGATGGTGCTGCTCGGCCGGTACATCGGCTTCACCCTCGACCTCGCCGGCGTCGCCGGTCTGATCATCGGCATCGGCATGACCGCCGACTCGTTCGTCGTGTTCTTCGAACGCATCAAGGACGAGATCCGCGAGGGCCGCAGCTTCCGCTCGGCCGTCCCGCGCGGCTGGGCGCGGGCCCGCCGCACCATCCTGTCCGGTAACGCGGTGAGCTTCATCGCCGCCGCGGTGCTCTACATCCTGGCCGTCGGGCAGGTCCGCGGGTTCGCGTTCACCCTCGGCCTGACCACGATCCTCGACGTGGTGGTGGTCTTCCTGGTGACCGCGCCGCTGGTCCACCTGGCGTCGCGGTCCAAGTTCTGGTCCAAGCCGAGCGTCAACGGCCTGGGCGCAATCCAGCAGGTGGCGGACGAGCGGCGCCGCGCTGCCGTGGCCGCGGCGAAGGAGGCGTGA
- a CDS encoding PP2C family protein-serine/threonine phosphatase, translated as MTATTAYDDAIAALLTEDAETLYDKAPCGYVTSLPDGRILRINATLLDWLGYSADEVVGHRRFSDLLTVGGRLYHETHYAPILLMQGEIGGIALELARADRTRLPVLAASRLETDAAGGPLLVRTTFFDARERRSYETELLRARREAEQERERLRRITTTLQATLLPPALPAVPGLEVDAHYHIASPDEVGGDFYDLFPARAGGWGMFLGDVCGKGARAATVTSLVRYTLRAAAVHVDDPAAVLRTLNAALLDERERDPRTPFCTLLFGTVVPDPATGGVDVHLASGGHPPPLVLRADGSAERLPTVGGQPIGVLPSPRLVNHTVRLEPGDTLLLYTDGVTEAIVPGPEGPGTGRERFGEDRLLAHVRAVAPASASRLVGSVREMLDTLGAGVQDDVALLAVGSPARGAHQPRSASRCG; from the coding sequence GTGACTGCGACGACCGCGTACGACGACGCGATCGCGGCGCTGCTGACGGAGGACGCCGAAACCCTCTACGACAAGGCGCCCTGCGGGTACGTGACGTCGCTGCCCGACGGGCGGATCCTGAGGATCAACGCGACGCTGCTGGACTGGCTCGGGTACTCGGCGGACGAAGTGGTCGGACACCGGCGCTTCTCCGATCTGCTCACCGTGGGCGGCCGGCTCTACCACGAGACCCACTACGCCCCGATCCTGCTGATGCAGGGCGAGATCGGCGGGATCGCACTCGAACTCGCCCGCGCCGACCGCACGCGCCTGCCGGTGCTCGCTGCGTCGCGGCTCGAGACCGACGCGGCTGGAGGTCCGCTGCTCGTGCGCACCACCTTCTTCGACGCCCGCGAGCGTCGGTCCTACGAGACCGAGCTGCTGCGGGCGCGCCGCGAGGCCGAGCAGGAGCGAGAACGGCTGCGGCGCATCACCACGACCCTGCAGGCCACCTTGCTGCCGCCGGCGCTGCCTGCGGTGCCGGGGCTGGAGGTCGACGCCCACTACCACATCGCCTCGCCCGACGAGGTCGGCGGAGACTTCTACGACCTGTTCCCTGCCCGGGCGGGCGGCTGGGGGATGTTCCTCGGCGACGTGTGCGGCAAGGGTGCCCGCGCCGCGACGGTGACCTCCCTCGTCCGCTACACCCTGCGGGCCGCCGCGGTCCACGTCGACGATCCGGCCGCGGTTCTGCGCACGCTCAACGCGGCGCTGCTCGACGAACGCGAGCGTGACCCCCGGACGCCCTTCTGCACACTGCTGTTCGGGACGGTCGTACCCGATCCGGCGACCGGCGGGGTGGACGTGCACCTCGCCTCCGGCGGTCACCCGCCGCCGCTGGTCCTGCGCGCGGACGGCAGCGCCGAGCGGCTGCCCACGGTGGGCGGGCAGCCGATCGGGGTCCTCCCCTCCCCCCGCCTCGTGAACCACACGGTCCGGCTCGAGCCCGGCGACACCCTGCTGCTGTACACGGACGGGGTGACCGAGGCGATCGTCCCCGGACCCGAGGGCCCGGGGACGGGACGCGAACGGTTCGGCGAGGACCGGCTGCTCGCCCACGTCCGCGCGGTCGCACCGGCATCCGCCTCCCGGCTGGTGGGGTCGGTGAGGGAGATGCTCGACACCCTCGGTGCGGGAGTGCAGGACGACGTCGCGCTGCTCGCGGTCGGTTCGCCCGCGCGAGGAGCTCACCAGCCGCGTTCGGCGAGCCGGTGCGGCTGA
- the ruvC gene encoding crossover junction endodeoxyribonuclease RuvC, whose translation MRVMGVDPGLTRCGLGMVDTGRGRDVLPVAVGVVRTSPDLELSQRLLKVSDSVEEWMDRYRPDVVAIERVFSQHNVRTAMGTAQAGGVVALAAARRSIPVMFHTPSEVKAAVTGNGSADKKQVTTMITRILKLDAAPRPADAADALALAVAHCWRAPLLARLAAAEAAAAQQKRRYEERLREQSAARKAGSR comes from the coding sequence GTGCGCGTGATGGGTGTGGACCCCGGGCTGACCCGATGCGGCCTCGGCATGGTCGACACGGGCCGTGGGCGCGACGTGCTGCCCGTCGCGGTGGGTGTCGTCCGCACCTCACCCGATCTCGAACTCTCCCAGCGGTTGCTGAAGGTGTCCGACTCCGTCGAGGAGTGGATGGACCGCTACCGGCCCGACGTCGTCGCGATCGAACGGGTCTTCTCCCAGCACAACGTGCGCACCGCCATGGGCACCGCCCAGGCCGGTGGTGTCGTCGCGCTCGCGGCGGCCCGCCGCTCCATCCCGGTCATGTTCCACACACCGAGCGAGGTGAAGGCCGCCGTCACGGGCAACGGCAGCGCCGACAAGAAACAGGTGACCACGATGATCACCCGTATCCTCAAACTCGACGCCGCGCCCAGGCCGGCCGATGCCGCCGACGCGCTCGCCCTCGCCGTCGCGCACTGCTGGCGCGCCCCGCTCCTGGCCCGGCTCGCGGCCGCCGAAGCCGCGGCCGCACAACAGAAACGACGTTACGAAGAGCGGCTGCGCGAACAGTCGGCCGCGCGGAAGGCAGGTAGCCGGTGA
- a CDS encoding acyl-CoA thioesterase has protein sequence MAKIEQILALEQIENDIFRGIATETMLPRTFGGQVAGQALVSAVRTVDPAFGVHSLHGYFIRPGNPTMQIVYLVDRIRDGRSFCTRRVTAVQDGKAIFTMSASFHGQDEGIEHQDRMPSVPFPEDLPDPETMFDAETLLWAKREWAEWEFRFVPPELMDASRRAAAQQQVWFRSREALPDDPVFHVCTLAYMSDMTLLGSANVGHEEKTQNASLDHAMWFLRPFRADDWLLYDQTSPSAGLGRALTQGRIFDRNGNMVAAVVQEGLTRLMRES, from the coding sequence ATGGCGAAGATCGAGCAGATCCTGGCACTCGAACAGATCGAGAACGACATCTTCCGGGGCATCGCGACCGAGACGATGCTGCCCCGGACGTTCGGGGGCCAGGTGGCGGGTCAGGCACTCGTCTCCGCGGTGCGCACCGTCGATCCCGCCTTCGGGGTGCATTCGTTGCACGGCTACTTCATCCGACCTGGCAACCCCACGATGCAGATCGTCTACCTCGTCGACCGCATCCGCGACGGCCGCTCGTTCTGCACCCGCCGGGTGACCGCGGTCCAGGACGGCAAGGCGATCTTCACCATGTCGGCGTCCTTCCACGGGCAGGACGAGGGGATCGAGCACCAGGACCGGATGCCGTCCGTCCCGTTCCCCGAGGATCTTCCCGACCCGGAGACGATGTTCGACGCGGAGACCCTCCTGTGGGCGAAGCGGGAGTGGGCCGAATGGGAGTTCCGGTTCGTGCCGCCCGAGCTCATGGACGCCTCGCGCCGGGCCGCCGCGCAGCAGCAGGTGTGGTTCCGGTCGCGGGAGGCGCTGCCCGACGACCCGGTCTTCCACGTCTGCACGCTCGCGTACATGAGCGACATGACCCTGCTCGGCTCGGCGAACGTCGGGCACGAGGAGAAGACCCAGAACGCCTCGCTCGACCACGCCATGTGGTTCCTGCGCCCCTTCCGCGCAGACGACTGGCTGCTCTACGACCAGACCTCTCCCTCCGCCGGACTGGGCCGGGCACTGACCCAGGGGCGGATCTTCGATCGCAACGGCAACATGGTCGCCGCCGTGGTGCAGGAAGGCCTCACGCGTTTGATGCGCGAGTCCTGA
- the yajC gene encoding preprotein translocase subunit YajC: protein MELLFPLLILALLVPTFLGVRRQKKEMQKVAALQDSLRIGDRVMTTAGLHATVAALGDDTVDLEIAPGVVTTWSRLVIRERVEPQTPNDPGSISLGKDDDDTPPEGRPTEY, encoded by the coding sequence ATGGAACTGCTCTTCCCCCTCCTGATCCTTGCCCTGCTCGTCCCGACCTTCCTCGGCGTGCGGCGTCAGAAGAAGGAGATGCAGAAGGTGGCGGCACTCCAGGACTCCCTGCGCATCGGTGATCGTGTGATGACCACCGCGGGCCTGCACGCCACCGTGGCCGCGCTCGGCGACGACACCGTCGACCTCGAGATCGCCCCGGGGGTCGTGACCACCTGGTCGCGCCTGGTGATCCGCGAGCGCGTCGAGCCGCAGACCCCGAACGATCCGGGCTCGATCTCCCTCGGCAAGGACGACGACGACACGCCGCCGGAGGGTCGCCCCACCGAGTACTGA
- the pdxT gene encoding pyridoxal 5'-phosphate synthase glutaminase subunit PdxT, with the protein MTTSTPTIGVLALQGDVREHRAALEAAGARTITVRRERELDEVDGIVLPGGESTTVGRLLRVFDLLEPLRTRLKDGLPAYGSCAGMILLASRILDTVPGAEHLDALDVTVRRNAFGRQVDSFETDLQVSGVDGGPVRAVFIRAPWVESVGPDVEILATVPAGNGAAGRAVAVRQGPVLATSFHPEITGDLRVHRLFVDIARGRR; encoded by the coding sequence GTGACGACTTCCACTCCCACGATCGGTGTGCTCGCTCTGCAGGGCGACGTCCGCGAGCACCGCGCCGCCCTCGAGGCGGCCGGTGCCCGCACGATCACGGTGCGCCGCGAACGCGAACTCGACGAGGTGGACGGGATCGTCCTGCCGGGGGGCGAGTCCACCACGGTGGGCCGGCTGCTGCGCGTGTTCGACCTGCTCGAGCCGCTGCGCACCCGGCTGAAGGACGGGCTGCCCGCCTACGGCTCGTGCGCGGGCATGATCCTGCTCGCCTCCCGGATCCTCGACACGGTGCCCGGCGCCGAACACCTCGACGCCCTCGACGTCACGGTGCGGCGCAACGCCTTCGGTCGCCAGGTGGACTCCTTCGAGACCGACCTCCAGGTGAGCGGTGTGGACGGTGGTCCCGTGCGCGCCGTGTTCATCCGCGCCCCCTGGGTCGAGAGCGTCGGCCCGGACGTGGAGATCCTCGCGACGGTCCCGGCGGGCAATGGTGCGGCCGGGCGGGCGGTGGCGGTGCGGCAGGGGCCCGTGCTCGCCACCTCCTTCCACCCCGAGATCACCGGTGACCTGCGGGTGCACCGGCTGTTCGTCGACATCGCGCGCGGGCGCCGCTGA
- a CDS encoding alpha/beta fold hydrolase — protein sequence MRQRADVTTRHRVTVSGRGNGGVLVLAHGFGCDQHLWRLVVPLLESEFTVVRFDHVGSGRADRDAWDPDRYSRMETYAQDVVDLCRGLGQGPVVFVGHSVSATIGALAATYDPGIFAGLVMLAPSPCFVDDPATGYRGGFSAADLDELLESLEANYLGWSAAMAPVIMGNPERPELGAELAETFCRTDPEVARVFARVTFLSDNRADLAAVPVPTLVAQCAHDAIAPAGVGAFVHEQIPRSELVTLPATGHCPQMSAPDETAAAVAAFARRVG from the coding sequence ATGCGGCAACGCGCGGACGTAACCACCAGACACCGGGTCACGGTGTCCGGTCGCGGGAACGGTGGGGTTCTCGTCCTGGCACACGGATTCGGGTGCGACCAGCATCTGTGGCGGCTCGTGGTGCCGCTGCTCGAGTCCGAGTTCACGGTGGTGCGGTTCGACCACGTCGGATCCGGACGAGCGGATCGCGACGCGTGGGATCCGGACCGCTACTCGCGGATGGAGACCTACGCGCAGGACGTCGTCGACCTGTGCCGCGGACTGGGTCAGGGCCCGGTGGTGTTCGTGGGCCACTCGGTGAGCGCGACGATCGGGGCGCTGGCCGCCACCTACGATCCCGGGATCTTCGCCGGGCTGGTGATGCTCGCGCCGTCGCCGTGCTTCGTCGACGATCCCGCCACCGGCTACCGCGGGGGCTTCAGCGCCGCCGACCTCGACGAGCTGCTCGAATCGCTGGAGGCGAACTATCTGGGTTGGAGCGCGGCGATGGCCCCGGTGATCATGGGCAATCCGGAGCGGCCGGAGCTCGGCGCGGAACTCGCCGAGACCTTCTGCCGCACGGACCCGGAGGTGGCACGGGTGTTCGCCCGGGTGACCTTCCTGTCCGACAACCGCGCCGATCTCGCAGCGGTCCCGGTGCCCACGCTGGTCGCGCAGTGCGCGCACGACGCGATCGCGCCGGCGGGGGTGGGTGCCTTCGTTCACGAGCAGATCCCCCGGAGCGAACTGGTGACGCTGCCGGCCACGGGCCACTGCCCGCAGATGAGCGCTCCCGACGAGACCGCCGCCGCCGTCGCGGCGTTCGCGCGCAGGGTGGGGTGA
- the ruvB gene encoding Holliday junction branch migration DNA helicase RuvB → MERSQVTAEHLPSDADIETSLRPKDLDDFIGQARVREQLQLVLRGAKLRGGTPDHILLSGPPGLGKTSMAMIIAAELGTSLRLTSGPALERAGDLAAMLSNLSEGDVLFIDEIHRIARPAEEMLYLAMEDFRVDVVVGKGPGATSIPLEVAPFTLVGATTRSGALTGPLRDRFGFTAHMDFYDPPELQRILQRSARILGIDLREDAAAEIAGRSRGTPRIANRLLRRVRDYADVRADGVVTRDVAKAALEVYDVDPIGLDRLDRAVLGALVRSFGGGPVGVSTLAVAVGEEPATVEEVCEPFLVRAGMIARTPRGRVATQAAWLQLGLTPPPEAATGGIEVRAREPQLELFDDTDPSAHGDTHPSDPDEPGARP, encoded by the coding sequence GTGGAGCGATCGCAGGTGACCGCCGAGCACCTGCCCTCCGACGCCGACATCGAAACCAGCCTGCGCCCGAAGGACCTGGACGACTTCATCGGCCAGGCGCGGGTGCGCGAACAGCTGCAGCTCGTGCTGCGCGGCGCGAAACTGCGCGGCGGCACCCCCGACCACATCCTGCTGTCCGGCCCGCCCGGCCTCGGCAAGACCTCGATGGCGATGATCATCGCGGCAGAACTCGGCACCTCGCTGCGCCTGACCTCCGGTCCCGCTCTCGAACGGGCCGGCGACCTCGCAGCGATGCTGTCGAACCTGTCCGAGGGCGACGTGCTGTTCATCGACGAGATCCACCGCATCGCCCGCCCAGCGGAGGAGATGCTCTACCTCGCGATGGAGGACTTCCGCGTCGACGTGGTCGTCGGCAAGGGCCCGGGCGCCACCTCCATCCCGCTCGAGGTCGCCCCCTTCACCCTCGTCGGCGCGACCACCCGTTCCGGTGCCCTCACCGGCCCGCTGCGCGACCGGTTCGGGTTCACCGCCCACATGGACTTCTACGACCCGCCGGAGCTGCAGCGGATCCTTCAGCGCTCGGCGCGGATCCTCGGCATCGACCTGCGCGAGGACGCCGCGGCGGAGATCGCCGGTCGCTCCCGCGGCACGCCGCGTATCGCCAACCGGCTGCTGCGCCGCGTCCGCGACTACGCCGACGTGCGGGCCGACGGTGTGGTGACCCGGGACGTCGCCAAGGCCGCGCTCGAGGTGTACGACGTCGACCCCATCGGGCTCGACCGTCTCGACCGGGCGGTCCTCGGTGCGCTCGTGCGCAGCTTCGGCGGCGGACCCGTCGGCGTGTCCACCCTTGCGGTCGCCGTGGGGGAGGAGCCGGCCACCGTCGAGGAGGTGTGCGAACCCTTCCTCGTCCGCGCCGGCATGATCGCCCGCACCCCCCGCGGCCGTGTGGCGACCCAGGCGGCCTGGTTGCAGCTCGGGCTCACTCCGCCCCCGGAAGCCGCGACCGGCGGCATCGAGGTGCGTGCCCGCGAACCACAGCTCGAACTGTTCGACGACACCGATCCGTCCGCCCACGGCGACACACATCCGTCCGATCCGGACGAACCCGGCGCGCGTCCGTAG
- a CDS encoding YebC/PmpR family DNA-binding transcriptional regulator, with the protein MSGHSKWATTKHKKAVIDAKRGKMFAKLIKNIEVAARTGGGDPAGNPTLYDAIQKAKKSSVPNDNIERARKRGAGEEAGGADWQTIMYEGYGPNGVALLIECLTDNRNRAAGEVRTAMTRNGGNMADPGSVSYLFTRKGVVVLDKNGRSEDEILEVVLEAGAEEINDLGESFEIVSEASDLVAVRTALVDAGIDYDSADPDFRASVEVPVDAEGARKVMKLVDALEDCDDVQNVYTNVDISDEVLAELDA; encoded by the coding sequence ATGAGCGGCCACTCCAAATGGGCCACCACCAAGCACAAGAAGGCGGTCATCGACGCCAAGCGCGGCAAGATGTTCGCGAAGCTGATCAAGAACATCGAGGTGGCGGCTCGGACCGGTGGTGGCGACCCGGCGGGCAACCCGACGCTGTACGACGCCATCCAGAAGGCGAAGAAGAGCTCGGTCCCCAACGACAACATCGAACGTGCCCGCAAGCGCGGCGCCGGTGAGGAAGCCGGTGGCGCCGACTGGCAGACCATCATGTACGAGGGCTACGGCCCCAACGGTGTGGCGCTGCTCATCGAGTGCCTCACCGACAACCGCAACCGCGCCGCGGGCGAGGTCCGCACCGCGATGACCCGCAACGGCGGCAACATGGCGGATCCGGGGTCGGTGTCCTACCTGTTCACCCGCAAGGGCGTCGTCGTGCTCGACAAGAACGGCCGCAGCGAGGACGAGATCCTCGAGGTCGTCCTCGAGGCGGGCGCCGAGGAGATCAACGACCTCGGCGAGTCCTTCGAGATCGTCTCCGAGGCGAGCGACCTGGTCGCCGTGCGCACCGCACTCGTCGATGCCGGTATCGACTACGACTCGGCCGACCCGGACTTCCGCGCGTCCGTCGAGGTGCCCGTCGACGCCGAGGGTGCCCGCAAGGTCATGAAGCTCGTCGACGCCCTCGAGGACTGCGACGACGTGCAGAACGTCTACACGAACGTCGACATCTCCGACGAGGTGCTCGCCGAGCTCGACGCCTGA
- the ruvA gene encoding Holliday junction branch migration protein RuvA, which yields MIASVHGEVLDIALDHVVIEAGGIGYRVNATPATLAGLRRGEKARLATAMIVREDSMTLYGFTDTDARDLFGLLQTVSGVGPRLAMATLAVLEPDALRAALADGNTSALTRVPGIGKRGAERMIVELRDKVAAYGGAEGTAAPAAGSPLRDQIVEALVGLGFTPKQAEPATDKVLAEDPAADVSTALRSALKLLGRAR from the coding sequence GTGATCGCCTCGGTACACGGCGAGGTTCTCGACATCGCCCTCGATCACGTCGTGATCGAGGCGGGCGGCATCGGATACCGGGTCAACGCGACCCCCGCGACCCTCGCGGGACTGCGGCGCGGCGAGAAGGCCCGCCTGGCCACCGCCATGATCGTCCGCGAGGACTCGATGACCCTCTACGGCTTCACCGACACCGACGCACGCGACCTGTTCGGGCTGCTGCAGACGGTCAGCGGGGTGGGGCCGCGGCTGGCGATGGCGACCCTCGCCGTCCTCGAACCCGACGCGCTGCGCGCGGCGCTGGCCGACGGCAACACCTCCGCCCTGACCCGCGTGCCGGGAATCGGCAAACGCGGCGCCGAACGCATGATCGTCGAACTGCGCGACAAGGTCGCCGCCTACGGGGGCGCCGAGGGTACGGCCGCCCCCGCCGCCGGCTCCCCGCTGCGCGACCAGATCGTCGAGGCCCTCGTCGGCCTCGGCTTCACCCCGAAGCAGGCCGAACCCGCCACCGACAAGGTCCTGGCCGAGGATCCGGCCGCCGACGTGTCGACCGCGTTGCGCTCCGCGCTGAAACTGCTGGGTAGGGCACGGTGA